The stretch of DNA GAACGACACGACGAATCCACGAAACCATGAGTGAACGAAGCGTCTCCAAGCGCAAGCAACAGAAGCGGTGGTACACCGTCCTCGCTCCCGAGCAGTTCGACCGGGAGGAGCTCGGTGAGACACCGGCAGACGAACCGGACAAGGTGCTCGGTCGCACCATCGAGACAACGCTGGGCGAACTGAACAACGACGCCAGCGAGAACAACACCAAGCTGACCTTCAAGATCAACGAGGTCGCCAGCGACTCCGCGTACACGGAGTTCGTGAAACACGAGCTGACGCGGGACTACCTGCGCTCGCTCGTCCGCCGCGGTTCCTCGAAGGTCGAGGCATACATCACCGTGCTGACCACGGACGACTACCGCGTCCAGGTCCAGCCCGTCGCAGTGACGACCAAGAAGGCCGACGCCTCCCAGGAGAAGGCCATCCGCCGGACGATGATCGACCTCGTCGAGGAGACCGCCCGCGAGCGGACCTTCGCGGAACTCATCGACAGCGTCGTCGAGGGTCGCCTCTCCTCCGCCATCTACGGCGAGGCCAAGGAGATCTACCCGCTTCGCCGCGTCGAGATCCAGAAGGCCACGCTCGAAGCGCGGCCCGAAGAGGTCGCCGCCGAGGAAGAGGCCTCGGTCGACGTCGACGAAGAGGACGTCGAGGTCGACGAGGCGTAACCGCGGTCGACTCTCGGACGACTATTCTTCCGCCGTCGCCGGGTCGTCAGTGACGACCACGGTGCCGACCATCCCGCCGCGCTCGTGGGGGATACAGAAGTACGGATACTCGCCGCGGACCTCGAAGGTGTGGCTGTAGGCCTGGCCCTCGAACAGCGTCCCGTCCGTGCTGTTGCCCCACGCCTCGCGGGCGGCCTGCTCCCCGTCGAACTCGCCGGAGGCGAAGTAGTCCGCCCCCTCGGGGAGCCCGTCCTCGTAGGCGGTGACGGTGTGGCCCTGCTTGCTCGTGTTGAGCCACGTGACGGTCGTCCCCGGAGCCACCTCGAGAGTCTGGGGCCGGAACACCTTCGCGCCCATCCCCACGTCGTAGTCGGTGCTGGCCGCGCGACCGCCGAGACAGCCGGCGAGACCCAGCACCCCGCTCGCCCCGACTCCCCGGAGGAAGGTCCGTCGGTCCATAGCCGTCGCTCGGGACTCGACGGACAAAGACGCCTCGGTTACCGACGGGCGGCTACTCCCGGAACGTCAGGCCGTCCCGCAGGTCGCGCGTGTCGGCCAGCAGCGCGTCCCGATCGTCGCCCGTCGCCGTGACGTGCCCCATCTTCCGGAGGTCGTACACCTCCTGCTTGCCGTACCAGTGGAGGTGGGCCCGGTCGGCGGCGAATACCGCCTCGTCGCCGTACAGCGTCGCCGCCCGTCGCTCGTCGACGTCGCCGAGGACGTTCGCCGAGACGGTCGGGTCGCGCTGGTCGGTCGTCCCCAGCGG from Haloarcula litorea encodes:
- a CDS encoding plastocyanin/azurin family copper-binding protein, yielding MDRRTFLRGVGASGVLGLAGCLGGRAASTDYDVGMGAKVFRPQTLEVAPGTTVTWLNTSKQGHTVTAYEDGLPEGADYFASGEFDGEQAAREAWGNSTDGTLFEGQAYSHTFEVRGEYPYFCIPHERGGMVGTVVVTDDPATAEE
- a CDS encoding 30S ribosomal protein S3ae, which gives rise to MSERSVSKRKQQKRWYTVLAPEQFDREELGETPADEPDKVLGRTIETTLGELNNDASENNTKLTFKINEVASDSAYTEFVKHELTRDYLRSLVRRGSSKVEAYITVLTTDDYRVQVQPVAVTTKKADASQEKAIRRTMIDLVEETARERTFAELIDSVVEGRLSSAIYGEAKEIYPLRRVEIQKATLEARPEEVAAEEEASVDVDEEDVEVDEA